From Alphaproteobacteria bacterium, a single genomic window includes:
- a CDS encoding enoyl-CoA hydratase/isomerase family protein, with protein sequence MSDPVLLAIADGVATVTLNAPEVRNALTPGLRTLFREIVCDLEFNDDVRCVVLKGAGDHFMAGGDIRVMQERLDMPDGQRRQVIMEGIHLLHLPLFAIRRMGKPVVASIQGAVAGAGMGLVGACDLAIAADDAIFTLAYCHIGASPDGGSSYFLGRTLGMKQQMELAFLGDRFGPDKARELGIVNWVVPRADLEAETDKLARRLADGPTHAYANAKKLFNATNHLSLESHLQMEGELIADSMCTEDHAEGVAAFLGKRKPQFKGR encoded by the coding sequence ATGAGCGATCCGGTCCTGCTCGCCATTGCCGACGGTGTCGCCACTGTCACCCTGAACGCGCCGGAGGTGCGCAACGCGCTGACGCCCGGCCTGCGCACCCTGTTCCGCGAGATCGTTTGCGACCTGGAGTTCAACGACGACGTGCGCTGCGTCGTGCTCAAGGGCGCCGGCGACCATTTCATGGCCGGCGGCGATATCCGCGTGATGCAGGAGCGGCTGGACATGCCGGACGGCCAGCGCCGGCAGGTGATCATGGAGGGCATTCACCTGCTGCACCTGCCGCTGTTCGCGATCCGCCGCATGGGCAAGCCGGTGGTCGCCTCGATCCAGGGGGCGGTGGCCGGTGCGGGTATGGGGCTGGTCGGCGCCTGCGACCTGGCGATTGCCGCGGACGATGCGATTTTCACGCTCGCCTACTGCCATATCGGCGCCAGTCCGGACGGCGGCTCGTCCTATTTCCTGGGGCGGACGCTGGGGATGAAGCAGCAGATGGAACTGGCCTTCCTCGGCGACCGGTTCGGGCCGGACAAGGCCAGGGAGTTGGGCATCGTCAACTGGGTCGTCCCCCGCGCCGACCTGGAGGCCGAGACCGACAAGCTGGCGCGGCGCCTGGCCGACGGCCCGACCCATGCCTATGCCAACGCCAAGAAGCTGTTCAACGCCACCAACCATCTGAGCCTGGAAAGCCATTTGCAGATGGAGGGCGAGTTGATCGCGGACAGCATGTGCACCGAAGACCATGCCGAGGGCGTCGCGGCCTTCCTCGGCAAGCGCAAGCCCCAGTTCAAGGGCCGCTGA
- a CDS encoding GMC family oxidoreductase, with translation MTAISDTPRPTDDKVDVLIIGSGASGAAMAWSLAETRMRILCLEQGDWVKPTDYPTNGRDWEARRYGDADILPNRRGLPADYPVNDDASPMKVANYNAVGGATVHYTAHFPRMHPSDFKVRTLDGVADDWPVDYWALEPFFAENDRMMGVAGLAGDPSYPPHQPTLPPVPLGRTGTRYARATNTLGWHWWPSEIAINTVEYEGRAACINLGNCTPGCAQGAKASVDITYWPQAIRAGVELRTNCRVRAIETDAAGMATGVVYYDPTGVERFQPAEVMILAANGVGTPRLLLNSASGRFPHGLANSSGLVGRNLMLHPWPMVSGYVDDEMDGDRAPQTVMWSKEFYETDRSRGFVRGYTLQYSRGTGPVNEAVSSMIAGRLPWGPDHHRVYRTLYHRRLQIGIACEDLPEEHNRVTLDPVLKDSHGIPAPKIDYTISANTAAMMEHGIARATEILEAAGAHDIACSRTVLNYPGHLLGTARMGLDPERSVVNEWGRSHDVKNLFIVDGSIWVTSGGVNPTATIQALALYIADQMKRRLATLFD, from the coding sequence ATGACCGCCATCTCCGACACGCCCCGCCCCACCGACGACAAGGTCGACGTGCTCATCATCGGCTCCGGTGCCTCCGGCGCCGCGATGGCCTGGAGCCTGGCCGAGACGCGCATGCGCATTCTCTGCCTGGAGCAGGGCGACTGGGTGAAGCCGACCGACTATCCCACCAACGGCCGCGACTGGGAGGCAAGGCGCTATGGCGACGCCGACATCCTGCCGAACCGGCGCGGCCTGCCGGCGGACTATCCCGTCAACGACGACGCCTCGCCGATGAAGGTGGCGAACTACAACGCCGTCGGCGGAGCCACCGTCCACTACACCGCGCATTTCCCGCGCATGCATCCGTCCGATTTCAAGGTGCGGACGCTGGACGGCGTCGCCGACGACTGGCCGGTGGACTATTGGGCGCTGGAGCCCTTTTTTGCCGAGAACGACCGGATGATGGGCGTGGCGGGCCTGGCGGGCGACCCGTCCTACCCGCCGCACCAACCGACCCTGCCGCCGGTGCCGCTCGGCCGGACCGGCACGCGCTATGCCCGGGCGACCAACACGCTCGGCTGGCACTGGTGGCCGTCGGAAATCGCCATCAACACGGTGGAGTACGAGGGCCGCGCGGCCTGCATCAATCTCGGCAATTGCACGCCCGGCTGCGCCCAGGGCGCCAAGGCCAGCGTCGACATCACCTACTGGCCGCAGGCGATCCGCGCCGGTGTCGAACTGCGCACCAACTGCCGCGTGCGCGCTATCGAGACCGACGCGGCCGGCATGGCCACCGGCGTCGTCTACTACGACCCCACCGGCGTCGAGCGCTTCCAGCCGGCGGAGGTGATGATCCTGGCCGCCAACGGCGTCGGCACGCCGCGGCTGCTGCTGAATTCCGCCAGCGGCCGGTTTCCGCATGGCCTCGCCAATTCCTCCGGCCTGGTCGGCAGGAACCTGATGCTGCACCCCTGGCCCATGGTCTCGGGCTATGTCGACGACGAGATGGACGGCGACCGCGCGCCGCAAACCGTCATGTGGAGCAAGGAATTCTACGAGACCGACCGGTCCCGCGGCTTCGTGCGCGGCTACACGCTGCAATATTCCCGCGGCACCGGGCCGGTGAACGAGGCGGTCTCCAGCATGATCGCCGGCCGCCTGCCCTGGGGGCCGGACCACCACCGCGTCTACCGCACGCTCTATCATCGCCGCCTGCAAATCGGCATCGCGTGCGAGGACCTGCCGGAAGAGCACAACCGCGTCACCCTCGACCCGGTGCTGAAAGACAGCCACGGCATTCCGGCACCGAAGATCGACTACACGATCAGCGCCAACACCGCCGCGATGATGGAACACGGCATCGCGCGAGCCACCGAGATTCTGGAAGCCGCCGGTGCGCACGATATTGCCTGCTCGCGCACGGTGCTGAACTATCCGGGCCACCTGCTCGGCACCGCCCGCATGGGCCTGGACCCGGAGCGCTCGGTGGTGAACGAGTGGGGGCGCAGCCACGATGTGAAGAACCTGTTCATCGTCGACGGCAGCATCTGGGTGACCTCCGGCGGCGTCAACCCGACGGCGACCATCCAGGCGCTGGCGCTCTATATCGCCGACCAGATGAAACGGCGGCTCGCCACCCTGTTCGACTGA